Proteins from one methanogenic archaeon mixed culture ISO4-G1 genomic window:
- a CDS encoding type III restriction system methylase produces the protein MNEYENHNPDVLSCLASLSNDEVFTPPNIANEMLDLLPKEIWSDPKIKFLDPCCKSGVFLREIAKRLIEGLMDVYPDLQERINHICKEQLYGIAITELTALLSRRSLYCSKHANGDYSICTGDFTEEGRILFEPTHHTWSGNNCQFCGANRDNYDRPDDLEAHAYLFIHVLKPEEIFKMKFDVIVGNPPYQLSDGGNGMSAKPIYHLFVEQAMKLNPRYLTMIIPARWYAGGKGLDSFRQEMLNDDRIRVLVDFENSQDVFQGVDIAGGICYFLWDRDNRGLCSVTSHFGDQLDTKERALNEFDTFIRHGKAVQIVKKVLSVHGNNGYLDDFVSSRKPFGLPTNYEPRKTGIPCWFIQKIGLMYADPSDVDDSKGYLNKWKYIAPKAPIAGQTDFTKPVGFYYDGNTKIIKPGECCTESFIILGNFDSEKETLSFKSYILTKVVRFLLLQTVVSQDVTKKNFCFVPDLHHYSGTYTDEMLIDLWGITPDEWEFIQSRITDIGKGRDTNEQ, from the coding sequence ATGAATGAGTACGAAAACCATAACCCTGATGTACTTTCATGTCTGGCCAGTCTGAGTAATGATGAGGTGTTCACACCTCCGAACATTGCAAACGAGATGCTTGATCTTCTCCCGAAAGAAATATGGTCGGATCCGAAGATCAAATTCCTCGATCCCTGTTGTAAATCAGGTGTGTTCCTCAGAGAGATTGCAAAGCGGCTCATCGAAGGCCTGATGGATGTCTACCCAGACCTTCAGGAACGCATCAATCACATCTGCAAGGAACAATTGTATGGCATCGCGATCACCGAACTTACTGCCCTCTTATCGAGGCGCAGTCTGTATTGTTCCAAACATGCGAACGGAGATTATTCGATTTGTACTGGTGATTTCACAGAAGAAGGTCGCATTTTATTCGAGCCCACGCATCATACTTGGTCAGGTAATAATTGTCAATTCTGCGGAGCTAATAGAGATAACTATGATCGTCCCGATGATCTCGAAGCTCATGCCTATCTATTTATTCATGTTCTTAAACCCGAGGAGATTTTCAAAATGAAATTTGATGTCATTGTAGGTAATCCCCCATATCAACTGAGCGATGGGGGCAACGGTATGAGCGCTAAACCTATCTATCATTTGTTTGTCGAGCAGGCAATGAAACTCAACCCCCGTTATCTGACGATGATTATCCCGGCACGTTGGTATGCAGGTGGAAAGGGTCTAGATTCTTTCCGTCAGGAAATGCTCAATGATGATCGTATCAGAGTTCTCGTCGACTTTGAGAACAGTCAAGACGTCTTCCAGGGCGTCGATATTGCCGGAGGTATCTGCTATTTCCTTTGGGATCGTGACAATAGAGGCTTATGTTCAGTTACTAGTCATTTCGGCGACCAACTAGACACTAAAGAGCGTGCTCTGAATGAATTTGATACCTTTATTCGTCATGGTAAGGCTGTTCAAATTGTGAAAAAGGTTCTTTCCGTTCATGGCAATAATGGGTATTTGGATGACTTTGTATCTTCGAGAAAGCCATTTGGGTTGCCTACCAATTATGAACCTCGTAAAACCGGGATTCCTTGCTGGTTTATACAGAAAATTGGATTAATGTATGCTGATCCGTCTGATGTTGATGATTCTAAAGGATACTTGAATAAATGGAAATATATTGCTCCTAAAGCCCCTATAGCAGGACAGACTGATTTTACAAAACCTGTGGGATTCTATTATGATGGCAATACTAAAATAATAAAGCCTGGAGAATGCTGTACAGAATCGTTTATTATTCTTGGAAATTTTGATTCTGAAAAGGAAACATTGTCTTTCAAGTCGTATATCCTGACAAAGGTCGTAAGATTTTTGTTACTTCAAACAGTAGTGTCTCAGGATGTTACCAAGAAGAATTTTTGCTTCGTTCCTGATTTACATCATTATTCTGGCACGTATACCGACGAAATGCTGATTGATCTTTGGGGTATAACTCCTGATGAATGGGAGTTCATTCAATCCAGAATCACAGATATAGGTAAAGGTCGCGATACCAATGAACAATGA
- a CDS encoding type III restriction system methylase, whose translation MEQIKSKQRVEDHGEVFTSEREVNAMLDLVRHETERIDSRFLEPACGTGNFLIEILRRKMDVIFDQYRKSQTECEKYLVIGVGSLYGIDLLEDNVQECRERLFQAFSKRYHTSCKPYANKEFENVIRFILSHNIVCGDALTMLDLDGEPIVFSEWSNVTGNLIKRRDFSFSELLRARSKQTSIFDAGWTSQEKKAEFVPNPVKEFKAVHYKELIVNE comes from the coding sequence ATGGAACAGATCAAGTCTAAGCAGAGGGTGGAAGATCATGGGGAGGTCTTCACTTCCGAAAGGGAGGTCAATGCCATGCTGGATTTGGTCAGACATGAGACCGAACGCATCGATTCCCGTTTCCTCGAGCCTGCCTGCGGTACCGGTAATTTCCTTATCGAGATACTCAGGAGAAAGATGGACGTCATCTTCGATCAGTATCGCAAATCCCAGACTGAATGCGAGAAGTATCTGGTCATTGGCGTCGGCAGCCTCTATGGAATAGATCTCCTTGAGGACAACGTCCAGGAATGCCGCGAACGTCTCTTCCAGGCATTCAGCAAGAGGTACCATACATCTTGCAAGCCTTATGCGAATAAAGAGTTCGAGAATGTCATCCGTTTCATCCTGTCGCATAACATCGTCTGTGGCGATGCCTTGACCATGCTGGATCTCGATGGTGAACCCATCGTGTTCTCAGAATGGTCCAATGTTACAGGGAATCTCATCAAAAGAAGAGATTTCTCTTTCAGCGAGCTTCTTCGCGCCCGTAGCAAGCAGACTTCCATTTTCGATGCAGGCTGGACCTCCCAGGAGAAGAAGGCAGAGTTCGTTCCAAATCCAGTTAAAGAATTCAAAGCGGTCCACTATAAGGAGCTGATCGTCAATGAATGA
- a CDS encoding RloB-like protein: MSSAFPGLSRSQLKKASNKQYFLIYEGECTEKEYFDGISTAADDSKLDLIITPKEIERSEADWFETDIIKLIEMSNSFIKTLKNKKFHYIYFFNIVFEPLCHTKRMEFIKKDRYSEYNDYLTRDIQPFRSKLLTSMNNKGYISSSGFIKDLDNAVQYCRSEIRRKYKFDILGKIIKLDISNKNVFSQDNVCIIHDRDYSERYFNDIKYMRAIGKINELCDKNEEKYRLIITYPKFELWLVLHVMKYSEIQTLNLDYLKLYSGPNSCPVKDKARTGPSQYVSELFQKYLKIPETKHISSLFDSKLLPGIENAIINSQHPLFKTEISDLMTEPGTNMGILMQEIIASHED, translated from the coding sequence ATGAGTTCTGCATTCCCTGGATTGTCCCGCTCCCAATTGAAAAAGGCCTCTAACAAACAGTATTTCTTGATTTATGAGGGCGAATGTACCGAAAAGGAATACTTTGACGGAATCAGCACAGCTGCTGACGATTCTAAATTAGATCTTATTATCACTCCCAAGGAAATAGAAAGGAGTGAAGCAGATTGGTTTGAAACAGACATTATAAAACTCATCGAAATGTCAAACTCTTTTATCAAAACTCTAAAAAACAAAAAATTTCACTACATTTATTTCTTTAATATCGTTTTTGAGCCACTGTGTCATACAAAGAGAATGGAATTCATCAAAAAAGACCGCTACTCGGAATATAACGATTATCTGACTCGTGATATCCAACCGTTTAGATCCAAACTATTGACATCTATGAATAATAAGGGATATATCTCCTCTTCAGGGTTCATTAAGGATCTAGACAATGCAGTTCAGTACTGTCGTTCTGAAATCCGGCGGAAGTACAAATTCGATATTTTAGGAAAGATCATTAAGTTAGATATCAGCAATAAGAATGTTTTTTCTCAGGATAATGTTTGTATCATCCACGATAGGGACTATTCAGAGCGGTATTTCAACGATATCAAATACATGAGGGCAATCGGAAAAATAAATGAACTATGTGACAAGAACGAAGAAAAATACAGGTTAATAATCACCTATCCAAAATTCGAATTATGGTTGGTTTTGCATGTGATGAAATATTCTGAAATCCAGACTCTCAATCTAGATTACCTTAAGTTATATTCGGGGCCGAATTCGTGTCCCGTAAAGGATAAAGCTAGGACAGGCCCCTCACAATATGTCTCTGAATTGTTTCAAAAATACCTCAAAATTCCTGAAACCAAGCACATCTCATCATTATTTGATTCCAAATTATTGCCAGGGATCGAAAATGCGATAATTAATTCACAGCACCCTTTATTCAAAACAGAAATTTCAGATTTGATGACAGAGCCTGGTACCAATATGGGCATTCTTATGCAAGAAATAATCGCCTCTCATGAAGATTAA
- a CDS encoding ATPase AAA — MLHSFKVSYYPPYEYGFEVSAAAFQDINHPDHVVKNFDKEIVRNIAIFGLNDVGKTRFIQTFDLLRELIVGSPKERAIVDLIRNISFLNSSSSRFEIQFSNNNHLFTYSLTITTGPEIIEYLYVREGDEDILVFSNDRNGIKLLKDPIDDYSYVTVLETSDSDLCFFMNDKDAKLSQVYRFVSTKPDFYTEQYEKMRSIWNSLLCDAIDWFIKICIVHPDRPEFIKQDMKAISEILYHFDTGITKVEAVDITDQNLSIINDVKKDIYSSPDRTDIDRILEDCIEEGSQVGILDSKTDGNRSFLITSREGIKALKLIFYHEGVDSPLDWNQESDGTLRLLEFCDLLNNTKPDSLFIVDEFDRKLHPIATQELLKLFNQKPEKRQQLIFTTHESSLISSDYLRDDEVRFISKSDENISKIHSVIGHNEYIYAINEKDYLNGKYDQLFKGDEDK, encoded by the coding sequence ATGCTCCACAGTTTTAAAGTTAGTTATTATCCGCCCTACGAATACGGTTTTGAAGTTAGTGCTGCCGCCTTCCAGGATATCAATCATCCTGATCATGTAGTCAAAAATTTCGATAAAGAGATTGTCCGTAATATCGCAATATTCGGTTTAAACGACGTTGGCAAAACCAGATTTATACAAACGTTTGACTTATTGCGTGAACTAATTGTGGGTTCCCCAAAAGAGAGAGCTATTGTAGATCTAATTCGCAACATATCGTTTTTAAATTCATCGTCATCGAGATTTGAAATCCAATTCTCAAATAACAATCATCTTTTTACCTATTCCCTTACTATAACGACAGGACCGGAAATAATCGAATATCTGTATGTAAGAGAAGGTGATGAGGACATTCTTGTCTTTTCCAACGACAGAAACGGTATCAAATTGTTAAAGGATCCAATTGACGATTATTCTTACGTAACTGTATTAGAAACATCTGACTCAGATCTTTGTTTCTTCATGAATGATAAAGATGCCAAACTCTCGCAAGTCTACAGATTCGTATCAACCAAGCCCGATTTCTATACAGAACAATATGAAAAAATGAGATCGATATGGAATAGTTTACTGTGTGATGCTATTGATTGGTTTATCAAGATTTGTATAGTTCATCCTGACAGGCCTGAGTTTATAAAACAAGATATGAAAGCTATCAGCGAAATACTGTATCATTTTGATACCGGGATCACCAAAGTTGAAGCTGTAGATATTACGGACCAAAATCTAAGCATTATTAATGATGTTAAGAAAGATATTTATTCTTCACCCGATAGAACTGATATCGATCGTATCTTAGAAGATTGCATAGAAGAGGGATCTCAGGTTGGTATCCTCGATAGTAAGACTGATGGTAACCGCTCATTTTTGATAACCTCTCGTGAAGGGATCAAGGCTCTCAAACTGATATTCTACCATGAAGGTGTTGACAGTCCCTTAGATTGGAATCAGGAATCTGATGGTACTCTGAGACTATTAGAGTTTTGTGACCTACTGAATAATACGAAACCGGATTCATTATTCATAGTGGACGAATTCGATAGAAAACTGCATCCAATTGCTACGCAGGAGCTATTGAAACTCTTTAATCAAAAGCCGGAAAAGAGACAGCAATTGATTTTTACCACTCATGAATCTTCTCTTATCAGCTCAGATTATCTCCGTGATGATGAAGTTCGTTTTATTAGCAAGTCAGATGAAAACATCTCAAAAATCCATTCTGTAATCGGTCATAATGAATACATTTATGCGATCAATGAGAAGGATTATCTCAATGGCAAATATGATCAATTATTCAAAGGGGACGAGGATAAATGA
- a CDS encoding RloA-like protein — MTLVSFRVGNFLSINEPIDIMFIPSDDQSHPEQLTNDGFLKTAALFGANASGKTNITLSFDYLKYLVTGEHSELIPYKLKGRLNGDVSCFASSNTNTHFELYHTGNFNYHYTLDFDSFNNKVIFEKLSRVQPDGKDVPLFTREKTHITLDSHLEDVDNIFNAIKSFNDESKPLISLKNENERPLFYFLSTYREIESFNILSSSDYDSFDLIIEKAHQALDTLLKCLADTTDVTGYQLVKKPNLPDGDPIAFECDSFIKYSRSHMIVIKMNTDGSTEVSEVCFCIGDTQTFLELNQLSSGVLRIIDIVMRILSTTPNSLLEKAINRISEITSEKQSGIHFASYLRPVSMIYIYDEICYALHPSIVNKLLKNLFEIDRTAQFVITLHETEIMSKEVLRPDEFWLVNKKKNTTFLESLDSYELPSGDLKSDYLNNRFEGIPRFRKVVH; from the coding sequence ATGACTCTGGTTTCTTTTCGTGTAGGAAACTTTCTCTCCATAAACGAACCGATAGATATCATGTTCATCCCTTCTGATGATCAATCTCACCCAGAGCAATTGACTAATGATGGTTTTTTGAAAACAGCAGCATTGTTCGGAGCCAATGCTTCAGGAAAAACTAATATCACCTTATCATTCGATTATCTGAAATATCTGGTCACTGGTGAACATTCTGAATTAATCCCTTACAAACTCAAAGGAAGACTTAACGGGGACGTTAGTTGTTTTGCTTCTTCCAATACTAATACACACTTTGAACTGTACCATACTGGGAATTTTAATTACCATTATACATTAGATTTCGATTCGTTTAATAATAAGGTTATCTTTGAAAAACTATCTAGAGTACAGCCTGATGGAAAAGATGTTCCTTTATTTACAAGAGAAAAGACGCATATCACACTCGACAGCCATTTGGAAGATGTAGACAATATCTTCAATGCTATCAAATCGTTTAACGATGAATCAAAACCTCTTATTTCTTTGAAAAATGAAAATGAACGCCCATTATTCTATTTCCTTTCTACATATAGGGAGATAGAATCATTCAATATACTGTCTAGTTCTGATTATGATAGTTTTGATTTAATAATTGAAAAAGCACATCAGGCATTGGATACTTTACTCAAATGTCTAGCCGATACTACTGATGTAACAGGATATCAACTTGTTAAAAAGCCGAATTTGCCTGATGGTGATCCAATCGCATTTGAATGCGATTCGTTCATAAAGTATAGTAGAAGCCACATGATTGTGATCAAAATGAATACCGATGGCAGTACAGAAGTTAGTGAAGTATGTTTCTGTATTGGGGACACCCAAACTTTTCTTGAATTAAATCAACTATCCAGTGGTGTCTTAAGAATTATCGATATCGTTATGAGGATTCTATCTACAACCCCCAATAGTTTACTAGAAAAAGCTATTAATCGTATATCAGAAATAACCAGTGAAAAACAGTCTGGAATCCATTTTGCATCATATCTTAGACCAGTTTCCATGATCTACATATATGATGAGATTTGCTATGCACTCCACCCTAGTATCGTTAATAAACTTCTGAAAAACTTATTTGAAATTGATAGAACCGCTCAGTTTGTCATAACCCTTCACGAAACCGAAATAATGTCTAAGGAAGTCTTACGCCCGGATGAATTCTGGCTAGTTAACAAGAAAAAAAATACAACATTCTTGGAATCGTTGGACTCGTATGAGTTGCCTTCAGGCGATTTAAAAAGTGATTATCTTAACAATAGATTTGAAGGTATTCCTAGATTCAGAAAGGTGGTGCACTGA
- a CDS encoding Sel1 domain-containing protein: MVGRMLRHGIGTEKNVDKALEFLEDAVEHWHTRAAREIVDIYMNEPGYWNHTKVRSWAFRIVSEGYGSAMDVVADLYYEGVVFEYDEEKYLSTLELGAIYGNHECMHRFAEHLWENGPDHDAERAEELERGAAEGGHAGAQYGLYRLYRSSDPDEAAYWLRRSAMGGELSAMTDLAEEYATGGIVHVSNSMAVKWYSKAYEKDPLVQDKLEEMIAMLDPFEEPDYEDVDMLKKMAIEDDDIESFSPVGDHYMDRDNEDFDVNIATRWYTRGAKMGCTSCKEKLGIIMYCGIGRDADEKGALRYIEDAAFDRHPQAQYLMGIYYRRGKAVRKDLKMARRWFDRAAFLGSEDAARKLEEMEPTEEDSNEGLSALFGSEDEEAEI; encoded by the coding sequence ATGGTCGGGAGGATGCTCAGGCATGGCATCGGCACCGAGAAGAACGTGGACAAGGCCCTAGAATTCTTGGAGGATGCTGTCGAGCACTGGCACACCAGGGCGGCACGCGAAATCGTCGACATATACATGAACGAACCGGGATATTGGAACCACACCAAGGTCAGGTCCTGGGCATTCAGGATCGTAAGCGAAGGCTACGGGTCCGCCATGGATGTGGTCGCCGACCTGTACTATGAAGGTGTGGTCTTCGAATACGATGAGGAAAAATACCTCAGCACGTTAGAACTGGGTGCCATTTACGGCAACCATGAGTGCATGCACCGGTTCGCAGAGCACCTGTGGGAGAATGGTCCTGACCACGATGCCGAAAGGGCCGAGGAGCTCGAGAGAGGAGCGGCAGAGGGAGGACACGCCGGAGCACAGTACGGATTGTACAGGCTCTACCGCTCGTCCGATCCCGATGAAGCCGCCTACTGGCTCCGCAGATCCGCAATGGGCGGAGAACTCTCCGCAATGACCGATCTGGCAGAGGAATACGCCACAGGGGGCATCGTCCACGTGTCCAACAGCATGGCAGTAAAATGGTACAGCAAAGCATACGAGAAGGACCCACTCGTGCAGGACAAGCTGGAGGAGATGATTGCTATGCTGGATCCGTTCGAGGAACCCGACTACGAGGACGTGGACATGCTAAAGAAGATGGCCATAGAGGATGACGACATAGAATCTTTCTCACCCGTCGGCGACCACTACATGGACCGGGATAACGAGGACTTCGACGTGAACATAGCTACCAGATGGTATACGAGAGGCGCGAAGATGGGCTGCACCTCCTGCAAGGAAAAACTCGGCATCATCATGTACTGCGGTATCGGCAGGGATGCCGATGAGAAAGGGGCACTGAGATACATCGAAGACGCTGCCTTTGACCGCCATCCGCAGGCACAGTACCTCATGGGCATATACTACCGTCGTGGAAAGGCCGTCAGGAAGGACCTGAAGATGGCCAGGAGATGGTTTGATCGCGCAGCCTTCCTCGGCAGCGAGGACGCAGCAAGGAAACTGGAGGAGATGGAGCCTACAGAGGAGGATTCAAACGAGGGGCTGAGCGCTCTGTTCGGATCTGAAGACGAAGAGGCGGAGATCTGA
- a CDS encoding Sel1 domain-containing protein, whose translation MLLNRITMEDLREQVNALDPEATYIMGNKLMNGFSAPMDTELGKGYIFTSAALGFARAQVAAGELILSGAADEKNSEKAVEYFRKAAEQGCPEGIWKLGECLMEGRGIESDYELGFSLMISAAKRGCVPAMLEVGEICIRDRNGKRAEKYLKRAASKGNEEAKFELANLYSRAIWSRRTWSGPSDCSGKPLKEMWMKR comes from the coding sequence ATGCTTCTGAACAGGATCACGATGGAGGATCTCAGAGAGCAGGTGAATGCCTTGGATCCCGAGGCCACCTACATCATGGGGAACAAACTCATGAACGGATTTTCCGCACCCATGGACACCGAACTGGGGAAGGGATACATCTTCACATCCGCCGCCCTCGGATTTGCCAGAGCGCAGGTCGCAGCGGGAGAGCTCATACTCTCAGGCGCAGCCGACGAGAAGAATTCAGAGAAGGCCGTCGAATACTTCAGAAAGGCAGCCGAGCAGGGATGTCCTGAAGGAATCTGGAAACTCGGAGAGTGCCTGATGGAGGGCAGAGGGATCGAGAGCGACTACGAACTCGGATTCTCCCTGATGATATCCGCAGCCAAAAGAGGCTGCGTTCCCGCCATGCTCGAGGTCGGAGAGATCTGTATCCGGGACAGGAACGGAAAACGCGCGGAGAAATACCTCAAAAGAGCCGCATCAAAAGGAAACGAAGAAGCAAAATTCGAACTTGCCAACCTGTATTCCAGGGCGATCTGGTCCAGAAGGACCTGGAGCGGGCCTTCGGACTGTTCAGGGAAGCCGCTGAAGGAGATGTGGATGAAGCGGTAA
- a CDS encoding PD-(D/E)XK nuclease superfamily protein, which yields MRETSIEVNDRGEKGRESSTSARDFKMKKTKTIREIYEEAKALNVDLILTNDAALATAINAMVDEPMVGSFAMTPIQMASKHAIDILGEPIWSEVRVIQTISEYTGLDFRYVHGEVDKIKDIARYREDIEQFLTSSSKRVYRNWASLPTLETAMRKFDADNAQIYEGKRIGTIGAQYFNRMDRMMVPTDSQNLDISIFKDGDYRIPKIFGIGNDRQIADNAVKLINPLNPLDYAIVMNRDSGLADAVRSALYREGLPFVNALGVRDLNGIRDFMQMADRCMSYWTLRVRDVRSLFASFGITISSKSDEHLLHKERFWDEKAEALRLLMEETSLYEDQGHGTTFLDLAEKIYDISGMDHRRGLPSIKIVIDDMKLTDELITPQNVSKMEYAVDNVMDLHHNEQIPEDEKRGVLLSDCKSSVFIDRPVVIYLGMEQDWNVDLVKKPYIPCIEDEVDNVADTMSAMLQQGSVRFYLVNRTKEGKTAVPTTMFNEMIKVKPKPIERFSDITDDYREERWYEPQKSGYNVKISDSEEKYVAPFSQSNFSEYVKCPRGFMFKTMLSDPDKAVMEFGTMIHEFAETYASYKREVMEKGLDSFIKQSCDRFSGLSTPLLDEFDKERIRCAVVNITRFMDQMGLGDPGDDEWKDADTKYGGNWYYVNSFDEPKTKTYSECEDDKDSNEHRIHGKMDLKHGNTVIDYKTGGAKSGSEIVKNFQLDKLVRHPDYQCLFYLAVAYELYHSDTFQFFFVMDNDLEYMDPDYDIRRNLRTVKLIDRDVESLKRDPLVLDAFESGTAYNAKFKGMSDQFIDILLENSSGDMSTWADPNINIRAYNALSDKFCSEDGMDPDTFTNNVNRYVGLITAPVIASSTTVYVQKKYLDEFLNKVDKMHAEMSEDSKRVGGLMPFPKTNCRYCKYFSVCMIDRNDEGAVE from the coding sequence ATGAGAGAAACATCGATTGAGGTCAACGACCGGGGTGAGAAAGGAAGGGAGTCGTCCACTTCTGCGAGGGATTTTAAGATGAAGAAGACCAAGACCATCAGAGAGATTTACGAGGAAGCCAAAGCTCTGAACGTCGACCTTATCCTAACCAATGATGCCGCTCTCGCTACGGCCATCAACGCCATGGTAGACGAGCCCATGGTAGGTTCGTTCGCCATGACACCTATCCAGATGGCATCGAAACATGCCATCGACATCCTCGGTGAGCCAATCTGGAGCGAAGTCAGGGTCATACAGACGATCTCTGAGTATACCGGACTAGATTTCAGGTATGTGCATGGTGAAGTCGACAAGATCAAGGATATCGCAAGATACAGGGAGGACATAGAGCAGTTCCTAACATCGTCTTCCAAGAGGGTATACAGAAACTGGGCATCGCTTCCAACATTAGAAACGGCGATGAGGAAGTTCGATGCTGACAATGCGCAGATCTACGAGGGTAAGAGGATCGGCACAATCGGAGCACAGTACTTCAATCGTATGGACAGGATGATGGTTCCGACCGATTCTCAGAATTTGGATATCTCAATCTTCAAGGATGGTGACTACAGGATCCCGAAGATCTTCGGGATAGGCAATGACAGGCAGATTGCCGACAACGCTGTGAAACTCATCAACCCCCTCAACCCGTTGGATTATGCAATCGTGATGAACAGAGATTCCGGGCTAGCGGACGCAGTCAGGTCGGCACTGTACAGGGAGGGGCTTCCTTTTGTAAATGCTCTGGGTGTACGCGACCTGAATGGTATCAGGGACTTCATGCAGATGGCCGACAGATGCATGTCATATTGGACTCTCAGGGTTAGGGATGTAAGGAGCCTGTTCGCATCATTTGGAATAACGATATCGTCGAAGTCCGACGAACACCTTTTGCACAAGGAGAGATTCTGGGACGAGAAGGCCGAGGCATTAAGGCTGCTGATGGAAGAGACCAGCCTGTACGAGGATCAGGGCCACGGCACAACATTCCTGGACCTGGCTGAGAAGATTTACGACATCTCGGGAATGGATCACAGGAGAGGACTGCCCTCGATCAAAATAGTCATCGACGATATGAAGCTCACCGACGAGCTCATTACACCTCAGAATGTTTCCAAGATGGAGTACGCGGTTGACAATGTCATGGACCTGCACCACAACGAGCAGATTCCCGAGGACGAGAAGAGAGGGGTTCTGCTTTCGGATTGCAAGAGCTCCGTGTTCATCGACAGACCTGTGGTCATATACCTGGGTATGGAACAGGATTGGAACGTCGATCTGGTCAAGAAACCGTACATTCCCTGTATCGAGGATGAGGTTGATAACGTGGCGGACACTATGTCTGCGATGTTACAGCAGGGATCCGTCAGATTCTATCTGGTCAATAGGACCAAGGAGGGGAAGACGGCAGTGCCCACCACAATGTTCAATGAGATGATCAAGGTTAAGCCGAAGCCGATTGAGAGGTTCAGTGATATCACCGACGACTACAGGGAGGAGAGATGGTACGAGCCGCAGAAGTCGGGATACAATGTCAAAATCTCGGACTCTGAGGAGAAGTATGTTGCACCGTTTTCCCAATCCAACTTTTCCGAGTACGTCAAGTGTCCTAGGGGTTTCATGTTCAAAACGATGTTATCGGATCCGGATAAGGCTGTGATGGAATTTGGTACTATGATCCACGAATTTGCTGAGACATATGCCAGTTATAAGAGGGAGGTCATGGAGAAAGGACTTGATTCATTCATCAAGCAATCTTGTGACAGGTTCTCAGGTTTAAGCACACCGTTACTCGATGAATTCGACAAGGAAAGGATAAGATGTGCTGTGGTAAACATCACGAGATTCATGGACCAAATGGGTCTTGGAGATCCGGGGGACGATGAATGGAAAGATGCAGATACCAAATATGGAGGTAACTGGTATTATGTCAACAGTTTCGATGAGCCAAAGACCAAGACTTATTCTGAATGTGAGGATGATAAGGATTCGAACGAGCACAGGATACATGGCAAGATGGATTTAAAGCACGGAAATACCGTCATCGATTATAAGACTGGAGGGGCCAAATCAGGTAGCGAAATAGTGAAGAACTTCCAGTTGGACAAATTGGTACGGCACCCCGATTATCAATGTTTGTTCTATCTTGCAGTTGCCTATGAACTGTACCACTCAGATACATTCCAGTTTTTCTTTGTCATGGATAATGATTTAGAATACATGGATCCAGATTACGATATTAGACGCAATTTACGCACAGTAAAACTGATCGATAGGGACGTGGAGAGTTTAAAGAGAGATCCGTTAGTTTTGGACGCATTTGAGTCTGGTACTGCCTATAATGCTAAGTTCAAGGGGATGTCCGATCAGTTTATCGACATTTTGCTTGAGAATTCTAGTGGTGACATGTCTACTTGGGCAGATCCCAACATAAACATCAGAGCATACAATGCTTTGAGCGACAAGTTCTGTAGCGAGGATGGCATGGATCCCGACACCTTCACCAACAACGTCAACAGGTATGTGGGGCTGATAACAGCTCCGGTAATAGCATCATCAACAACCGTGTATGTGCAGAAGAAATATCTGGATGAGTTTCTCAATAAGGTGGATAAAATGCATGCCGAGATGTCCGAGGATTCTAAGAGAGTAGGCGGTTTGATGCCTTTTCCGAAGACCAACTGTCGCTACTGCAAGTACTTCTCCGTATGCATGATCGATAGGAATGATGAGGGGGCGGTAGAATGA